CTAGCCCGTAGCGCCAGCGAGGGAGAGTTGACGTTGGTGATCAATCGAGATGAAGCTCTCAGTTGCCCTTTGACCAAGCAACTGAGAGTTTGAGCTCGATTGGTATGCCGCGCCCTCTCTCCCTCGCTGGCGCTACGGGCCAGTGGAATGACACGGCGTCCAAGGTCGCGTTTCGATGGGGCATCCGCTTGAACAACGGGTCGAGGCCGTGCGCCGCGAGGCGCTGCGGTTGCTGCGTCGCGGCGCGGCGCTCCAGTGGCTAGCCGCGACGCTGCTCGTCGTGGCGGCGGCCTTAAGTATTGACGCATTGTTTCGTTTCGAGGACCGTGGCCTGCGCGTGATCTTGGCCGGCGCTTCCTGGGTATCCGTCGGCTGGCTGATCGGTCGCTTGCTTATGCCCTCGCTCTGGGCGAACATCTCCGCGCTCCAGGTTGCGTTGCGGGTGGAAGATTACTTCCCCGAGTTGAAGCATCGACTCGCGAGTGCGATTGAATTCCTCGGACAGCCGCTCGATGACGAACTGGCCGGGTCCGCCGCGCTGCGGCGTGGCGTCGTCATCGACGCTCAGGCCTTGAGCGAAGGAGTCGACTACGCGGCGGTTATCGACAGGCGACCTTCCCGGCGCGCGGCTTGGCTGTGCGGCAGTGTGGTTGCCTTGCTGGGCGCGCTGGTGGCGACGGATTTTGCCATCCATTTGCGGCAGGGTCGTCCCGCGACAACCATGCTGGCGCTCCAGCGACTTTTGTTGCCGTGGAATTCCGTGGAATGGCCGCGCACCAATCATCTTGCGGTGCGGAAGGCGGTCGATCGCGTCGCGCTCGGCGATACGTTTGAAGTCGAAGTGGTTGATCGGTATCAGGCGCCATTGCCGGACGATACGCGGGTCGAGTTTCGCGCCAGCGACGTTGGTACGGTGAGCAGCTCGCCGCTCCAACTGGTGGACAAATCGACGGTCGCGCGGCGCGAGCAAGTCGAACAGCCATTCGCCTATCGGATTGTCGGCGGCGACGACCGCACGTTTCCTTGGACGGAAGTAAAAGTGCTAGCGCCGCCGAAGGTGGCGCAGTTGCAGGCCACGCTGCATTTTCCGAAATACTTGGGCTGGCTGGCCGAGGACTCGCCACCGCTCGTTCGGTCGTGGCGCGGCACGCGAGTCGAACTACGCGGTGCCGCGGACCTGCCCTTGAACGCCGCGACAATCTGCTTGGAGAGTGGCGCCCGGCTGCCCGCGACGTTGAGCAAGGATCGGCGCACGTTTCATTTGGCCAGCGACGCGGAGCAACCGTTTGTCGTAGTGAACACGGACGCCTACTGGGTGGAACTTGAATCCACCGATGGCATTCGCGGCGGCGCGCAAGAACGCTACGAAGTGCGAGCCTTGGTCGACGCTCCGCCGCGCGTCACAACCACGCGGCCGCCAGCCAATATCTTCGTCACACCCGCCGCGGTCGTGCCCGTCGAAGTCGCCGTGGCCGATGATCTGGCGATTCATGAGATCGGACTGCGCTACTCGCGCACGGACCAAACGGACGTAGAGCAACCACCCATCCCCATCCTCAATGGTCCGGCGGATTTCGCTGCGCCACGGAGCAATGGCCTACCAAAAAGCGATGATCGTCGCGTCACTCACGACTGGGATCTTGGTCCGCTGGCGCTTACGCCGGGAACGCATATTAACTTGATCGCGTTCGCCAGCGATTATTTGCCGCAGGAAGGGACCAGCACCGAACGCCGGTTGTCGATCATCACGCCCGAGGAGTTGCTGGATCGATTGGCGGAACGCCAGACGCTCGTGCTCAATGAACTCGCTCGATTGCTGCGATTGCAGCATGAAGCCCATGCACAGATTGAAGGCGTGCAAATCGAGTGGAGGCACGTTGAGGAGTTGCAATCGTCGAATATCGAGCGGCTCGCGGAGAGCGAATTGCTGCAACGCCAGGTGACGCGAGGACTGACCGACGCGCGCGAAGGCGTGCCGGCGCAGGTCGCGGCGGCGATTGCGGATTTGGAGATAAATCGGCTCGACCATCCCGATTCCTGGCGGCAACTGATCGACATCCGAGACACGCTGAAACAACTTGGCGATGGGCCGTTGACGAACCTGGAACGCGCGTTTACTTCCAGCGTCAAGCGGGCGCAGCAGGCTCGCGACAATGCGACGGCCGATGCGACAGTGGCGGTTCCCGAGACGTTGATCGCGGACGTGACGCAGATCGACGCGGCACAGCGGCAGGTCATCACGGAACTGGAGTCTCTGCTCGCGCGACTGACACGCTGGGACGCCCTGCGCCGGCAATTGCGCGAACTGGCCCAGTTGAAGCAAGATCAGGCGGCGCTCGCCAGTCAAACGTTGGAAATCGGCCGCCAGACTTTGGCGCGCAGCTTGCGCGACCTGGCTCCGCAGGAACGCGCGGAGTTAGAGCGATTGTCGCTCGCCCAAGGAGAATTGGCGCGGCGATTGGATAACGCGATGCAGGCCCTGAGGCAAGCGGCGGCCGATTTGGAATCGGCCGATCCCTCGGCGGCGCAAACGATCCACGACGCCCTGGCCAGCGCACGCCGCGCCGCCGTTGCAGGTGCGATGCGCTCTGCCGGGCAAGGTGTGGCCGAAAACCAAATCGGCCAGGCGGCGGAACTTCAAGAACGCGCCGTGGCGGCGATCGATTCGCTATTGAACGCCCTCACCAATCGCCGCGAACAGGAGCTGTCGAAGCTTGTCGAGAAGTTGCGCAATGCGGAGGCGGAGTTGAACAAGCTGCGCGACGCGCAGTCGGCAATCGGAGAAAAGCTTGCGGCCGCGGCGGAACAGGGCGACGAAGCGCAGCGCGAGACTCTGGAACAACTCTCCGCCGAACAACGAGATTTGATCGCACAAGCGCAACGTCAAGCGCGCGAGTTGGAACGATTGCAGGCGACGGACGGGGCCCAAAGTGTAGAGGCAGCGACGGCAAGTATGCAAAGCGCCACGGCCGAGGCTGACGCCCAATCGGCTCCGAACGCTGCGGAACAAGCCGAGCAGGCCCAACGCGAACTGGAAGCAGCGCAACGCGCCGTCGCGGACGCGCGACAACAGGCCGAGCAGCGCATGGCCGAACAAACGCTTCAGCAACTACAGGAATCGCTGCAGTTGCTGGCGGATCGCCAACAGCAAGTCTTGACGTCGACGGAGCAACTTGAGAAGCAACGTCGGGAGTCCGGCGCATGGTCGCGGGCGGAATTGACGGAACTGCGGGCGGTCTCGCAGTCGCAACAAGAACTTGGCGCCACGACCGGCACGGCTGCCGAAGGCTTGGCTGCTGCGCCGGTGTTCCAACACGCGTTGCAGCGTGCCGTGGAATCGATGCAGTCGGCCTCCTCGCGACTCTCGGAACAAGACGCCGGCGACGCGACGCAACAGGCCGAACGCCGGGCGCTCGCCCGGATTACCCAGTTACGCGAAGCCCTGAAACAGGACCAAACGCCGCCAAACGACGAGCCAAACCCCGCCGACAACTCTGCTTCACCGGAGGGGGAGCCGGGGGATTCCGGGGCTCCGCCGCGAGAATTACAGCGCTTGGCGGAGCTGAAGATGTTGAAGCTGTTGCAAGTCGAGGTGTACGATAGTACGAAGGCACTGGAGGAACGCCTCCGCCGCCAAGGAAACCTGACCGCGGAGGAGCAGCTGGAACTGGAACAACTTTCCGCCGAACAAGCTGGGCTGGCCGACATGCTCCGCCAGATGCAAGCAACGTCGGAGGAACCGGAGTCCGAAGGCGCAGTTCTGCCTCCGGAACCGGAGGAGTCGGAATGAAGGAATCAATTTTGAACATCCGCTTACTCATCCTCGGTTTCATCGCCACGGCCGCATGGGCGATGCCAGTGTTCGCTCAGTCCGAGACGAGCGACGATCCGCTCGACGCGGAATTGCTCGAAGGTCTTGCACCCGAACCCACGCTGGAGCAAACGGCCGGCGAAGATTTGGGCGCAGTGGAAGATCCCTTGCTCCGACTGGCCGAGCAGATGCGCACCGTGGGCGACTGGCTTCGCGCCGCGCAGCTCGGCTCGCCCACGCAAACGGCGCAAGAGGAGATCATCATCAATCTCGATCAGATGATCGCTCAACAACAAAAACAATGCCAAGGAAGCGGCCAGAAGCCGAGTGGTTCCAACCAATCAAGAGCTGCGAGAAAACCAGGATCATCACAGAAGCCTGGCGAGGCCGGCGCCCAGGCCGCGGCGGATTCGACCGACAAGATGCGCCCCGGCGAGAACGCAAAGCCAGAAATGGCGAACCCGCAGGATCTGCTCAAAAAAGTATGGGGACATTTGCCGGAGCGGCTGCGCGACCGGATGCTGCAAAATCCAGCAGAGCGCTTTTTGCCGAAGTATGAGCGGGAGATCGAGGCCTACTTCGAACGATTGGCCGAGACGGACGAGTCCGAATGATGGACACCTGCCTCGTTGCTCGTGAGCATGCCCATGCGTGAGTTGTCTCGCCGCCGGCTGCTTTGCGCCGCTGTCACGGGCTTGCTTCCCTGGCGGCGCGTTTCATGGGCGGAGGAAGCGAACGAACGCAATCCTGAGCGTTCCGGCGTCACGCTCATTACGCCGGAGGCCGAGGCGTCGATTGCCCGGGGATTGGCGTTTCTCGCTGAACGGCAGCGCGACGACGGCTCGCTTGGTTCCGGAGGCTATGCCCGCAACACCGCGGTTTGCGGGCTGGCCGGCCTGGCATTCATGTCCGGAGGGAGTACGCCGCTAGGAGGGCCCTACGCCTTGCAGGTAAATCGCTGCGTCGATTTTCTCCTGGCAAACACGTCCGACGACGGGTTCATCACCGTTTCCGGTTCCGCGAGTCACGGCCCGATGTACGGCCACGGCTTCGCGACGATGTTCCTGGCGGAAGTGTACGGCGTCACGATGCAACCGGACCTGCGCGAGAAACTGTCAAAGGCGGTGTCGCTGATCGTCCGTACGCAAAACAAGGATGGCGGTTGGCGCTACCAGCCGCAGCCGAACGAAGCCGATATCTCGGTGACCGTCTGCCAGATCATGGCGCTCCGCGCTGCGCGCAACGCGGGCTTGCATGTGCCGACCGAGACGATCGACGCCTGCATCAACTACGTGCGCCGCAGTCAGAACGGCGACGGCGGCTTTATGTACATGATCCAAGGCGGTACGAGCGCTTTTCCCCGTTCCGCCGCGGGCGTCGTCGCTTTATATAGCGCCGGCGTTTACGAGGGGCCGGAGATCGACCGCGGCCTCGCCTACATCATGGACAATCTGCCGCGCGGGGGCGCCGCGAGTCGCGAGAGCCACTATTTCTATGGCCACTACTACGCCGTGCAGGCGATGTGGCATGCCGGCGGCGATTTCTGGGCCAAATGGTTTCCCGCGATTCGCGACGAATTGCTCATTCGGCAACAAGAATCCGGCGCCTGGGCCGACGCCATCTGCGCCGAGTACGGCACGTCAATGGCGACGATCATCCTGCAACTTCCGAACAATTTCCTGCCGATTTTTCAACGATGAACCTTATGTCGACGTTCCCCGACACCAGCCCGAAGCGCCGGCAAGGGGGCGTGGGCGTCGCTTCAGCGCGGGACGTTGCGCTGATATCAACGTCATCCCCTCCTCGCTGGCGCTTCGGGTTGGTGTTGCTTCTTCTCGCTCAACCTGCTTTTGCCGCCGCACAATCGGCGCAGCTTCAGACGCTCGAGTCGCCGGCGCGCGAGGCGTCGCTGATTTCCGCGAAACCTGACGGCGCGCTTCAATTCGACTACCAAGACGGTGCGAAAACCGTGGTGGCGAGCGACGTCATCTCCTGGGGCGCGCCGGTCGAGGCGGAAGGGAGTCAGGTGCTCTTGGCGGACGGCGGCGTGCTGGTTGCTGGCTATGCCGGCTTAAGTGAGGACCGGCTCGCCGTCGATTCAAACCTTTTCGGTGGTTTGGAATTGCCGCTGACGCAACTCGCGGTCGTGGTCTTGCGCTCGCCTACCGATCCCTGGCGGCGCGACGCGATGCTACGGCGGTTGCTGGAACTCAGCCGAGACACGGATCGCCTCGTGCTGGAAAATGGCGACGAACTGACCGGGCTGTTGGTCAGCGGCAACGGCGAAAAAATCCAACTGGAATCCACGCTCGGCGTAAACGCGAAGCAAGTGATCGACGTGCCAGTCGAGAGTGTTGCGGCGATCGTCTTCAATCCGGCGCTGCGCGCGAATTTACGCGCGGCAACGAAAGGTGCGTGGATCGGACTCAGTGATGGCAGCCTGATGCAAACGGAAACGTGGACCCTCGATGGTGTCGAACTCGCGCTGACGCGGCCCGGCGGGCGCCCCTGGAAATCGACCGTTCCGCAAGCCGTGCGATTCGTTCAGCCGCTGGGCGGTAAGGTGAAATATCTATCGGACTTGTCACCCGAGCCGTACCGGCACGTTCCTTATCTCACTCGCGAGTGGCCGTACCAGTTGGATCGCACGGTCAGCGGCGCCCGCTTGCGAGCTGGCGGACGGCCGTACGTCAAAGGCGTCGGCATGCACAGCGCATCGCGGCTGACCTTCGCGCTGAACCGCGAATACTCCCGTTTCGAGGCGGAATTGGCGATCGACGACGAAGCCCTGGGCCAAGGCAGCGTCGTGGTGCGCGTCTTCGCCGACGCGGAGGAACGCTACCGCAGCCCCATCGTCCGCGGTGGCGACGTGCCGCTGCCCATCAGCGTCGATGTCTCTGGCGCCCAGCGGCTGAGCCTCGTCGTCGACCACGCGGACCGCGGCGACCAACTCGATCGCGCCGACTGGCTGAACGCCCGGCTCATCAAATAACCGCGCTTTTTCCGGGTTTCACCACAGAGAGCACGGAGGACACGGAGAGGGAGTTTGAAGCGTTCAGTGTTCAGTGTTTTGATCCCCATTTCTCGCCTCTCAATATCCTCTTCAACTCGATCTCCGCGTCTCAGCGCCTCTGCGGTTCAATTGATTTTTTCCTCCGTGCCTCCGTGACTCAGTGGTGCATCCACCAAAAAACGCTCGCATCAGCCGCCCTACGCCGTTTTTCCCCCGTGGGGTATGATTACTGGCTTGAATTTCGGCCCGGCACGGTCGCCGGACGAATGGCTCACGGCGGATGCGAAAGCGGACTGCGATGAAAACCGACGAACTGCGCGAGAAGTACCTGGAGTTCTTTGCCGGCAAGGGCTGCACGCGCCGCCCGAGCGACGTGCTGGTTCCCCGTTGGGACCCCAGCGTACTGTTCACGCCAGCCGGCATGAACCAGTTCAAGGACCACTTTCTCGGTAAGTGCAAGCTCGAATACACCCGGGCGACGAGCTGCCAGAAGTGCCTCCGTACCGGGGACATCGACAACGTCGGGCGAACCGCCTACCACCACACGTTTTTTGAGATGCTGGGCAATTTCAGCTTCGGCGACTACTTCAAGCGCGAAGCCATCGCCTGGGCTTGGGAATTCCTGACCCACAAGAAGTGGCTCGGGATCGATCCCAAGCGGCTGACCGTGACCGTCTATCTGGACGACGACGAAGCGGCCGGCATCTGGCAAAAGGACATCGGGCTGGCGCCGGACCGCATCGCGCGGATGGGCGAGGACGATAATTTCTGGCCAGCCGGCGCGCCGACCAACGGCCCGGACGGCGTCTGCGGGCCGTGCAGCGAGATCTACTTTCATCCCGACAAGGGGAGCGAAGTTGAGATCTGGAACCTGGTGTTCACGCAGTTCAATCGTGTCGGCGACCCGCCGAACAACCTGCGGCCGCTGCCGAGCAAGAACATCGACACCGGCATGGGACTGGAACGCTGCGCGGCCGTGCTGCAGGGCGTCGATACGAACTACCACATTGACTCGCTGCGGCCGATCGTAAACGCCGCCGCCGAGGTCTGCGGACAAAAGTACGTGGCGGGGGAGGACGTCGGTCGCCGACTGCGGCGCATCGCCGATCATGTACGGGCCTGCGCATTCGCGGTCCATGAGAACGTTTATCCTGGCCCCCGCAAGCAGGAATATGTGATTCGCCGGCTGCTGCGCCGCGCGGTACTGGATGGACGGCAGATGGGCGTCCGCGAGCCGTTCCTGCATCAATTGGTGGGCATCGTCGCGGAAATGATGAAGCAGCCCTATCCGGAGTTGACCGAGAGCGTTGAGCGCGTGGCGCAAGTGATTCGCGGCGAGGAAGACGACTTCTTCTCCAAGATCGACGGCGGGTTGGCGCGGATCGAGCGCGTGTTTCACGATATGGAATCGCGCGGCGTCGTGATGGTGCCGGGCGCCGAGGCGTTCGATATGTATCAAACCTTCGGCTTCCCGCCGGAGTTGTTCGAAACGATGGCGGCGGAGCGGAACTTCAGCTTCGATTGGAACGGCTTCCGCGCCAGCATGGACGACCACGGCGTGAAGTCCGGCGGCGGGCAGCGCGTGGAGTTGTTCAAGAGCGGCCCGTTGGACGCGCTCAAGAAGGTGATGCACGGCACCAAGTTCCTCGGCTACGAAACGACCGAATCGCCGGCCGTCATCAAGGGCATCATTGCTCAAGATAAACTCTGCGAGACGCTCACTGAGGTCGGCCACGAGCAGCCCGTGACCGTGGTGCTGGATCAATCGCCGTTCTACGGCGAGAGTGGCGGGCAGGTCGGCGATTTCGGCGAATTGGCCGGCGACGGCTTTCGTTTCGACGTGATCGATACGCAACGCGACGGCGACTTCGTGCTGCATTTCGGGCACTTGAAAGAGGGGAGTCTGAAACTTGGTGCGGCGGTCACAGCCAAGGTCGACGCCGCGCGGCGCCAGGGCATCAAGCGAGCGCACTCCGCGACTCACATCCTGCATCACGCCTTGCAGAAATACGTCGGCACGCACGCCACACAGCGCGGGTCGAAGGTGGACCGCGATTGGCTGCGGTTCGACTTCACCAACAACGGCCAGGTCGATCGCGAGACGCTCGCCAAGATCGAGTCTGAAGTGAACGAGCGCATCATCGCCGCGGAGCCGGTAAGCTGGCAGGTGACGTCGATTGCCGACGCTCGCAAGGCCGGCGCGATGATGTTGTTCGGCGAAAAATACCCCGACGTGGTCCGCATGGTCACCATGGGCGAATTCAGCCGGGAACTTTGCGGCGGCACGCACCTGACGAACACCGGACAAACCGGGTTGTTCAAGATTCTCAGCGAAGAAGGCGTCGCCACGGGCACGCGCCGCATCACTGCGGCGACGGGACTCGGCGCGCTGGAACGCATTCGCCAAACCGAGCAGGCTCTGGCGGAAACTGCCGCTGCGCTCAAGGCGCCCTTATCCGAAGTGCCCGCGCGCGTGGCGACCTTGGCGAAGGAAGTGCGCGAGCTCAAGAAGCAGCTCGCCGCAGCCAGCACTGCCGGCGAGGTGTCTCCCGAGAAGCTATTGGAGGGGGCGGAAACCGTCGCCAATCAGCGCTTCGTCGTGGCCGAAACCCCTGGCGCAGACGTGAATGTCATGCGCCAATTGATCGACCAACTCCGCCGCAAGGCGTCGCCCATCGCCGTGCTCTTGGCGAGCGGCGCGGATGGCAAGGTCACGCTGGTGGCGGGTATTTCGCGCGAGTTGGAAGAACTGGGGCTGCACGCCGGCAACTGGGTCGGCGAAACCGCGAAGCTGGTCGGCGGACGTGGCGGCGGCAAGTCCGACATGGCCCAAGCTGGCGGTAAGGAGCCGGACAAGATTCCGCAGGCCCTGGAATCCGCCAAGGCTTCGATCCGCGCGCAACTGGCCAAGAAGTGAGCGTTGCGCCGAAGGCTTATCGTTCGTCGCGGCTCGATTGGCCCATCAATCGCATCGCGAAGTACAACACTTGCATCACCGCTTGCAATGTTGCGGCGACATAAGTCAGCGCCGCCGCGTTCAGCACTTTGCGGACGTACGGCATCTCCTCGGGTCCGGCGATCCCGAGCGCTTCGAGTTGATACTTCGCGCGGCTGCTGGCGTTGAATTCCACGGGCAGGTTGACGATCTGAAAGAACGCTGTTCCGCCAAATAGCGCCAGTCCCAGCCAGGCGATGGTCGTTAGGTGCAGCATGAAGCCTGCCATCAGCATCATCATGCCGATGCCGGAGCCGAAGTTCGCCAGCGGCACCGCCAGATTGCGCACCGTCATCAGCGCGTAGCCATGCGCGTCTTGCAATGCATGCCCCGCCTCATGCGCGGCGATACCGACCGACGCGGCGCTGCGACCTTGATAGACCTCTGGGCTGAGGCGCAGCACTTTCGCGCGCGGGTCATAGTGATCCGAGAGCTGCCCGGGGATCATCTCGATTGTCACATCCTGGAGCCCTCCGGCGTCGAGGATTTCCCGCGCGGCGGCAGAGCCGGACATGCGAGCTGGGACCTGGCTGGCGGTCGCATAGGTCGACTTAATCCGGAATTGAGCCCACATCGCCAACAGGACCGCCGGCGCCAAAAAGAGCATGTACATCGGGTCGAAAAACATCATTTGCAGACCGGACCTGAGAAAGTGCGTGGCGGTAATGCCCAAATGGCAGCCGATTTCGTAGCCATGACGGAATCAGCAATACGCGTGCCGGCCGATTCTCGCGATGCTAACGGTGGTGCGCTGCTGCGACAACCAGGATTCGATTTGCGATTCTGACAGCTACGGCATAGGATTAAGGTGATGCCCCCCCCGCTCGAAGGAAACGAGGCCCCCCGGGGCAGTGAGCTGAAGCCGCCTCAGCGGGCGGCCGCAATCGAAGTGCGGGACGAGGTCGAGCAACTGCGGCGACAGGTTGAAGAACAGCGGCGCGAAATCGCCGCGCTGACCGGCCGGCAGCATCAGCTCGAAGTGATCATCAACAATACGCCCGCGGTGATCTACATGAAGGACGCCGACGGGCGTTACGTGTTGGTCAACCGGACTTTTTCCGAGTTGTTCCACATCGGTGTCGACGACATGGTCGGACGCACCGATGCGGAGATTTTTCCGGGCGAGTTGGGCGCGAAGTTTCGCTCGAACGATCTGTATGTTCAGGAGAGCGGGCAAGCGACCGAGTTCGAAGAGGTGGCGCCGCACGACGACGGGCCGCACACGTACATGTCGCTCAAGGTTCCCGTCACCAATCCGATCAGTGGCGACGTGGGGATTTTCGGCATCTCGATGGACGTCACGGCCGCGAAGCGCGCCCAGATTGCGTTACGCGATTCGCAGCGGCTGTATTCCTCATTGGTCGAGACGTTGCCGGTCGCGCTATTCCGCAAGAACCTGGCTGGCGAATTGACGTTCGTCAACGAGCGGTTCTGTCAGTACATCGGACGCGCCGAACAAGAGCTGATTGGCCGCACGGACTTCGATCTATTCAGCACCGATCTGGCCGAGAAGTATCGCTCGGACGACGATCAGGTGATCCGCGAGGAAGCGATCTGCGATGAAGTCGAGGAGCAGCAGGTTCGTGGCGGACAGAAGCGCTACGTGCACGTCATCAAGTCGCCGGTCTACGACGCCCGACACCGCGTCTGCGGCGTGCAGGGTCTGTTCTGGGATGAGACCGAACGGTTGCTCGCGGAGCAATCGTTGAGGCGCATGACGTTGGAGCTGGCGCGGTCCAATCAGGAACTGCAGCACTTCGCTTACGTGGCCTCGCACGATTTGCAGGAGCCGTTGCGCAAAGTTGTCGCTTATGGGCAGCGCGCCGCCGCGCGCGGTCCGGAAGCGATGGACGAGGCCACGCGGGACTACGTCGACCGGATGGTGGCCGCCGCGTTACGCATGAAAACGATGATCGACGACCTGCTCGCCTTGGCTCGCGTCACGATGGACCGGCGCCCGTTTGAGTGGATTGATCTGAACGAGATCGCGCACGGCGTGCTGGACGACCTCGAAGTGACGATCGACGAGCTGAAGGCCGAAGTGGCGCTCGACGTGCTGCCGACCGTGGAAGCCGATCCTGCCCAGATGCGGCAGTTATTCCAAAACCTGCTTGGCAACTCGCTCAAGTACGGTCGCCCTGGCATTCCCCCGCGTTTGGAAGTGCGAGCGCAACGCGTGGACGGACCGCGCTTACGAGAGGACTGCGAACTCCGCTTCATCGACAACGGGCAGGGCTTCGACGTGCGTTACAGCGAGCGCATTTTTCAGCCGTTCGAGCGATTGCATTCGGCCGACGACGTCCCCGGCTCCGGCATCGGCCTGGCCATTTGCCGTCGCATCGTAGAACGCCACGAAGGCCGCATTTCCGCCACGAGCGAGCCGGGCCACGGCGCGACCTTCACGATCACGCTCCCGGTCCATCAATCCACGCCGGAATCGATCTTCAATAGCGCGATGCTTTAGTTCAGTTGCAGCGCTGCAGGCGCACTCGCAATTAACACAGTTAGCAAAAAAAACAGGCCGCCTTGCGGCGGCCTGCTGCGATATTTCTGTGCGAAGGACAACAACGGCACCGCTTAGCGGCGCTTGCGGGCGAAGGCCAACAAGGCGCCACCAAGACCCAAGAGGGCGAACGTCGACGGCTCCGGCACGGCTTGCACCGCGAAGGCCAAGCTCTGAGCCGGCGCACCCGTCACGCCAACGGCACTCAGGAGGCCTTGAGCGTCATAGGTGCTACCTTCCGCCGCCACGACCGAAACCGAACCTTGCGTTCCGGCTTCGCCACTGATCTCGAAGAACACCGTGCCGAAGTATTCGCCGTCGCTCCACGGCGTAACCGGCGCATCCAACGGATCCAGGTTGTTGTTGTCGTACGGCTCAATGCCCAGGGACGTCCGGGCATCAACGCCCACGGCACCGAGGTCCTTGGGGGCATTCTCGATCAGAATGTTTTGCAGATCCGACGAATTTGCACCCGAGTCTTGGTTGCCGAGCCACTTGTTAACGCCGCCGCCCGGGCCGGGGCCGTTCTTGTCGACGCGCCAGTCATCCGCTTGCCAGCCAGGGAAATCCGCAGCTTGAGCGATGCCGGTCGCGTTGATGTTGACGGCCGCGTTGCCGAAGCCGAGCTGGCCAGCTTGCAAGCCGTCAATCTTCATCAGAAAGTCGACCTGCAGGATGTACTTGCCGCCCGGGAGGGCCGGCAAGGCGCTCGCATCCGGGGCCGGGTCAATCGGCGTGAAGTCACTGGCGA
This window of the Planctomycetia bacterium genome carries:
- a CDS encoding prenyltransferase/squalene oxidase repeat-containing protein, with protein sequence MRELSRRRLLCAAVTGLLPWRRVSWAEEANERNPERSGVTLITPEAEASIARGLAFLAERQRDDGSLGSGGYARNTAVCGLAGLAFMSGGSTPLGGPYALQVNRCVDFLLANTSDDGFITVSGSASHGPMYGHGFATMFLAEVYGVTMQPDLREKLSKAVSLIVRTQNKDGGWRYQPQPNEADISVTVCQIMALRAARNAGLHVPTETIDACINYVRRSQNGDGGFMYMIQGGTSAFPRSAAGVVALYSAGVYEGPEIDRGLAYIMDNLPRGGAASRESHYFYGHYYAVQAMWHAGGDFWAKWFPAIRDELLIRQQESGAWADAICAEYGTSMATIILQLPNNFLPIFQR
- the alaS gene encoding alanine--tRNA ligase, whose translation is MKTDELREKYLEFFAGKGCTRRPSDVLVPRWDPSVLFTPAGMNQFKDHFLGKCKLEYTRATSCQKCLRTGDIDNVGRTAYHHTFFEMLGNFSFGDYFKREAIAWAWEFLTHKKWLGIDPKRLTVTVYLDDDEAAGIWQKDIGLAPDRIARMGEDDNFWPAGAPTNGPDGVCGPCSEIYFHPDKGSEVEIWNLVFTQFNRVGDPPNNLRPLPSKNIDTGMGLERCAAVLQGVDTNYHIDSLRPIVNAAAEVCGQKYVAGEDVGRRLRRIADHVRACAFAVHENVYPGPRKQEYVIRRLLRRAVLDGRQMGVREPFLHQLVGIVAEMMKQPYPELTESVERVAQVIRGEEDDFFSKIDGGLARIERVFHDMESRGVVMVPGAEAFDMYQTFGFPPELFETMAAERNFSFDWNGFRASMDDHGVKSGGGQRVELFKSGPLDALKKVMHGTKFLGYETTESPAVIKGIIAQDKLCETLTEVGHEQPVTVVLDQSPFYGESGGQVGDFGELAGDGFRFDVIDTQRDGDFVLHFGHLKEGSLKLGAAVTAKVDAARRQGIKRAHSATHILHHALQKYVGTHATQRGSKVDRDWLRFDFTNNGQVDRETLAKIESEVNERIIAAEPVSWQVTSIADARKAGAMMLFGEKYPDVVRMVTMGEFSRELCGGTHLTNTGQTGLFKILSEEGVATGTRRITAATGLGALERIRQTEQALAETAAALKAPLSEVPARVATLAKEVRELKKQLAAASTAGEVSPEKLLEGAETVANQRFVVAETPGADVNVMRQLIDQLRRKASPIAVLLASGADGKVTLVAGISRELEELGLHAGNWVGETAKLVGGRGGGKSDMAQAGGKEPDKIPQALESAKASIRAQLAKK
- a CDS encoding NPCBM/NEW2 domain-containing protein; the protein is MSTFPDTSPKRRQGGVGVASARDVALISTSSPPRWRFGLVLLLLAQPAFAAAQSAQLQTLESPAREASLISAKPDGALQFDYQDGAKTVVASDVISWGAPVEAEGSQVLLADGGVLVAGYAGLSEDRLAVDSNLFGGLELPLTQLAVVVLRSPTDPWRRDAMLRRLLELSRDTDRLVLENGDELTGLLVSGNGEKIQLESTLGVNAKQVIDVPVESVAAIVFNPALRANLRAATKGAWIGLSDGSLMQTETWTLDGVELALTRPGGRPWKSTVPQAVRFVQPLGGKVKYLSDLSPEPYRHVPYLTREWPYQLDRTVSGARLRAGGRPYVKGVGMHSASRLTFALNREYSRFEAELAIDDEALGQGSVVVRVFADAEERYRSPIVRGGDVPLPISVDVSGAQRLSLVVDHADRGDQLDRADWLNARLIK
- a CDS encoding zinc metallopeptidase gives rise to the protein MMFFDPMYMLFLAPAVLLAMWAQFRIKSTYATASQVPARMSGSAAAREILDAGGLQDVTIEMIPGQLSDHYDPRAKVLRLSPEVYQGRSAASVGIAAHEAGHALQDAHGYALMTVRNLAVPLANFGSGIGMMMLMAGFMLHLTTIAWLGLALFGGTAFFQIVNLPVEFNASSRAKYQLEALGIAGPEEMPYVRKVLNAAALTYVAATLQAVMQVLYFAMRLMGQSSRDER
- a CDS encoding PEP-CTERM sorting domain-containing protein, which encodes MTSKKLLLAGLVAALGLAGTSQAAVIHVAPKLRAVLASDFTPIDPAPDASALPALPGGKYILQVDFLMKIDGLQAGQLGFGNAAVNINATGIAQAADFPGWQADDWRVDKNGPGPGGGVNKWLGNQDSGANSSDLQNILIENAPKDLGAVGVDARTSLGIEPYDNNNLDPLDAPVTPWSDGEYFGTVFFEISGEAGTQGSVSVVAAEGSTYDAQGLLSAVGVTGAPAQSLAFAVQAVPEPSTFALLGLGGALLAFARKRR
- a CDS encoding PAS domain-containing protein, whose protein sequence is MPPPLEGNEAPRGSELKPPQRAAAIEVRDEVEQLRRQVEEQRREIAALTGRQHQLEVIINNTPAVIYMKDADGRYVLVNRTFSELFHIGVDDMVGRTDAEIFPGELGAKFRSNDLYVQESGQATEFEEVAPHDDGPHTYMSLKVPVTNPISGDVGIFGISMDVTAAKRAQIALRDSQRLYSSLVETLPVALFRKNLAGELTFVNERFCQYIGRAEQELIGRTDFDLFSTDLAEKYRSDDDQVIREEAICDEVEEQQVRGGQKRYVHVIKSPVYDARHRVCGVQGLFWDETERLLAEQSLRRMTLELARSNQELQHFAYVASHDLQEPLRKVVAYGQRAAARGPEAMDEATRDYVDRMVAAALRMKTMIDDLLALARVTMDRRPFEWIDLNEIAHGVLDDLEVTIDELKAEVALDVLPTVEADPAQMRQLFQNLLGNSLKYGRPGIPPRLEVRAQRVDGPRLREDCELRFIDNGQGFDVRYSERIFQPFERLHSADDVPGSGIGLAICRRIVERHEGRISATSEPGHGATFTITLPVHQSTPESIFNSAML